From a single Granulicella aggregans genomic region:
- a CDS encoding efflux RND transporter periplasmic adaptor subunit, with translation MDISRPDLKVRRQRRSWTFAAVALVAVAAVAFFVVRLKPAVPSVERSAIWTDTVKRGPLVRQVRGPGTLVPREDRIRLIPAETEATVVRIRVLPGAKVTPDTVLMDLVDPTLTQQLLDAQLQLKAALADLENTRAKVNSDLMTQRAGAATVGADQQQAALQAQTDKSLYDLGVISGLTYSASKGKSDELKERDDLERQRLKLNQASISTQMAVSQTKVEQARAILALKQKQLDALSVKAGIDGVLVDLPHQVGEHVAPGITLAKVVQPDQLKASLKIAETQARDIQIGQPAEIDTHNGVIPGKVQRIDPAVQNGTVTVDVELIGALPQGARPDLSVDGTIDLDRMADVVYVGRPALGNENSTISLFRLSPDGTTAVKVPVKVGRASVNSIQVLEGLQPGDTVVLSDMSRWDANDRLRIE, from the coding sequence ATGGATATCTCTAGGCCAGACTTGAAGGTTCGTAGGCAGCGTCGTTCGTGGACGTTTGCCGCAGTGGCGCTGGTCGCGGTGGCGGCGGTTGCGTTTTTCGTAGTTCGACTGAAGCCCGCGGTTCCTTCCGTCGAGCGGAGCGCGATCTGGACGGATACGGTGAAGCGCGGGCCGCTGGTGCGGCAGGTGCGCGGGCCGGGGACGCTGGTTCCGCGCGAGGACAGGATTCGGCTGATTCCGGCAGAGACGGAGGCGACGGTGGTGCGCATCCGGGTTCTGCCGGGAGCTAAGGTGACGCCGGATACGGTGTTGATGGACCTCGTCGATCCGACGCTGACGCAGCAGTTGCTGGACGCGCAGTTGCAGTTGAAGGCGGCTCTGGCGGACCTTGAAAACACGCGTGCGAAGGTGAACAGCGACCTGATGACGCAGCGAGCGGGGGCGGCGACGGTGGGCGCGGACCAGCAGCAGGCGGCGCTGCAGGCACAGACGGATAAATCTCTCTATGACCTTGGCGTGATCAGCGGGCTGACCTACAGCGCTTCGAAGGGCAAGAGCGACGAGCTGAAGGAGCGCGACGATCTCGAAAGGCAGAGGTTGAAGCTGAACCAGGCGTCGATCTCGACACAGATGGCGGTATCGCAGACCAAGGTGGAGCAGGCGAGGGCGATCCTTGCGTTGAAGCAGAAGCAACTTGACGCGTTGAGCGTAAAGGCGGGGATCGACGGCGTGTTGGTTGACCTGCCGCACCAGGTGGGAGAGCATGTCGCTCCGGGGATTACGCTGGCGAAGGTGGTGCAGCCGGACCAGTTGAAGGCATCGCTGAAGATTGCCGAGACGCAGGCTCGGGACATCCAGATCGGCCAGCCGGCTGAGATCGACACGCACAACGGGGTGATTCCCGGCAAGGTGCAAAGAATTGATCCGGCAGTACAGAACGGAACGGTCACGGTTGACGTAGAGCTCATTGGAGCGCTGCCGCAGGGCGCGCGCCCCGATCTCTCTGTAGATGGAACGATTGACCTGGACCGGATGGCGGACGTGGTCTATGTGGGCCGCCCGGCTCTCGGCAATGAGAACAGCACGATCAGTCTGTTCCGGTTGTCGCCTGATGGAACGACGGCGGTGAAGGTGCCGGTGAAGGTTGGACGGGCATCGGTGAACAGCATCCAGGTGCTGGAGGGGCTGCAGCCGGGGGACACGGTGGTGTTGTCGGATATGTCGAGATGGGATGCGAATGACCGGTTGCGGATTGAGTGA
- a CDS encoding ABC transporter ATP-binding protein, with the protein MAENLIEIEKMTKVFYTDEIETHALSGVHLNIARGEYVAMSGPSGCGKSTLLSIIGLLDTPSDGRYTLNSKEVANLKFGDRSRIRNQEIGFIFQSFNLIGDLTVYENVELPLTYRAGMPASERKDRVQNALERVNMAHRMRHYPAQLSGGQQQRVAVARALAGTPSILLADEPTGNLDSKNGEAVMHLLADLHAEGATICMVTHDPRFAAHAQRQVHLFDGKVVAEGELQQLLSDPEHNASTVSRATA; encoded by the coding sequence ATGGCGGAGAATCTGATCGAGATTGAGAAGATGACGAAGGTCTTTTACACGGACGAGATTGAGACGCACGCGCTCTCGGGCGTTCATCTGAATATCGCGCGCGGCGAGTACGTGGCGATGTCGGGGCCGTCGGGCTGCGGGAAGTCGACGCTGCTGTCGATCATCGGGCTGCTGGACACGCCCAGCGATGGACGCTACACGCTGAACTCGAAGGAAGTGGCGAATCTCAAGTTCGGCGACCGGTCGCGGATCCGCAACCAGGAGATCGGGTTCATCTTCCAGAGCTTCAATTTGATCGGCGATCTGACCGTGTATGAGAACGTCGAGCTGCCGTTGACGTACCGCGCCGGTATGCCGGCTTCGGAGCGTAAAGATCGCGTGCAGAATGCTCTGGAGCGGGTGAACATGGCGCACCGGATGCGACACTATCCGGCGCAGCTTTCGGGCGGTCAGCAGCAGCGTGTCGCTGTTGCAAGAGCGCTGGCGGGGACACCTTCGATCCTGCTGGCGGACGAGCCGACGGGAAATCTGGACTCGAAGAACGGCGAGGCCGTCATGCACTTGTTGGCCGATTTGCACGCTGAGGGCGCGACGATCTGCATGGTGACGCACGATCCGCGGTTCGCGGCTCATGCGCAGCGGCAGGTGCATCTGTTCGACGGCAAGGTGGTGGCCGAGGGCGAACTGCAGCAGTTGCTGTCCGATCCGGAGCACAACGCTTCGACGGTGTCGAGAGCTACGGCGTAG